In Microvenator marinus, one genomic interval encodes:
- a CDS encoding NTP transferase domain-containing protein, with protein sequence MQKNPVEDALLMVAGTGSRLRPLTDNVPKCLIEVAGTPIIIRLLRQLRQSGIKRAHLVTGYLDHVLVEHLSGVPDLPELHFTHNEAYETANNAVSLLSAMEHMEPCSFLLCDGDILAPNDAWIRDLITDPRPNVLAVALQLQGKLGEEEMKVTLEPVDVPWYSRRVVALSKAIQPLFAHGESMGAQIIDKSMFAPLLERLRGMTPAERKVFYYEDVFAQLMTEGHDFYTLAIRPGMCTEIDTVEDLAHAESLMVS encoded by the coding sequence ATGCAAAAGAATCCAGTTGAAGATGCGTTGTTGATGGTAGCCGGCACGGGTTCGCGGCTTAGGCCGCTTACAGACAACGTGCCGAAGTGCCTGATCGAAGTCGCTGGCACCCCCATCATCATCCGACTCCTTCGCCAACTTCGTCAAAGCGGTATCAAACGAGCACACCTCGTGACGGGATACCTCGACCACGTTCTCGTTGAGCATCTGAGCGGGGTTCCTGATCTTCCGGAGCTGCATTTCACGCATAATGAGGCTTACGAAACGGCCAACAATGCCGTCTCCCTGCTCTCCGCTATGGAGCATATGGAGCCTTGCTCGTTTTTGCTCTGCGACGGCGATATCTTGGCGCCAAACGACGCGTGGATTCGCGACCTTATCACGGACCCTCGTCCAAACGTGCTCGCCGTTGCGCTGCAGCTTCAGGGCAAACTTGGCGAAGAGGAGATGAAAGTCACGCTCGAGCCAGTGGATGTCCCCTGGTATTCGCGCCGAGTCGTGGCGCTCTCCAAGGCCATTCAGCCCCTTTTCGCCCATGGCGAATCCATGGGAGCTCAAATCATCGACAAGTCGATGTTTGCGCCGCTCTTGGAGCGCCTCAGAGGAATGACGCCGGCCGAAAGAAAGGTGTTCTACTATGAGGATGTCTTTGCACAGCTGATGACCGAAGGTCACGATTTCTACACACTGGCAATCCGCCCAGGGATGTGTACCGAGATCGATACCGTCGAAGACTTGGCTCATGCCGAGTCCCTCATGGTATCCTGA
- a CDS encoding protein O-mannosyl-transferase family: MKEFWKDRETQIKLAVVLLPLIWFASLIRVKFTYGDGPELVMAAYLLGGPHPSGYPLFTMLAHIPSKLPIISPFYNVAFMLSALPTALTAGVMYNLGRELGVRQAFSAVLSLVWVFGATVAYLATRVEVYALHGLCVSLALLWLLRYQTTKDIKQARLAVLFVCLGLTNHLTTALLIIPVVVGLMVTDYKAILKPKNVAIFLGIAAACASVYLYLPWQAMANEGDRISWNDPQTFERFWFHVTGQEYSIFRGTSKIAKNMNDFVRNTENAYFPGIFVMAVLGAIEMAFKRWRFLVVLVIGFVSYLVYVATYTINDISTYYTTMHLLVILGAGVGIEWLVKQRFTEKQQYMVHGLLLGCLVWIGALMWRSSVNQWREALAEDMSSQVIADMQDPSIIFTSVDGHSFPMWYQRFVNHPEREQMLPIDTVMFGLANKTWYRDWFRDHFDWVKWPDEDVVASRRWQQWLIENNPDINFYVMLNGSYNVGGSFAVNRGWHFEVVRGRPDARAQRHGVHIYSARFKRFRSGTYFYDSSYEYEGGKDKIACVAEWRNNPQMNGTWKFFGPNNEEVVIPNHALPPKTDMSWEFLEIDQQTPGEWRCEVIVPGQPTMVTHFTVK, translated from the coding sequence ATGAAAGAGTTTTGGAAAGACCGAGAGACGCAGATTAAGCTCGCGGTGGTGCTCTTGCCGCTGATTTGGTTCGCGTCTTTGATTCGGGTGAAGTTTACCTACGGAGATGGTCCGGAGCTTGTGATGGCCGCGTATTTGCTGGGTGGACCACACCCAAGCGGTTATCCTCTCTTTACGATGCTCGCGCACATTCCGAGCAAGCTTCCGATTATCTCACCGTTCTACAACGTGGCCTTCATGCTCTCAGCGCTGCCCACGGCTCTGACGGCCGGCGTGATGTACAATCTGGGTCGGGAGCTTGGGGTTCGCCAGGCATTTTCGGCGGTCTTGAGCCTGGTTTGGGTCTTCGGAGCGACCGTCGCCTATTTGGCCACGCGCGTTGAGGTCTATGCGCTTCACGGCCTCTGCGTGTCTCTGGCGCTGCTCTGGTTGCTTCGTTATCAGACCACAAAGGACATCAAACAGGCTCGGCTCGCGGTGCTCTTCGTGTGCCTGGGGCTGACGAATCATTTGACCACCGCCTTGCTCATCATTCCGGTGGTCGTTGGGCTAATGGTGACAGACTATAAGGCGATTCTGAAGCCCAAGAACGTGGCTATTTTCCTGGGGATCGCGGCCGCCTGTGCTTCCGTCTACCTCTATCTTCCGTGGCAAGCCATGGCCAATGAAGGGGATAGGATCTCGTGGAATGATCCCCAGACGTTTGAGCGGTTTTGGTTTCACGTGACGGGGCAGGAATACTCGATTTTCCGAGGGACCTCTAAAATCGCCAAAAACATGAATGATTTTGTGCGAAACACGGAGAACGCCTATTTCCCGGGGATCTTCGTGATGGCGGTGCTCGGCGCCATCGAAATGGCATTCAAGAGATGGCGGTTTTTGGTGGTCCTCGTCATTGGGTTCGTCTCCTATTTGGTCTACGTTGCGACCTACACAATTAACGATATCTCCACGTATTACACCACCATGCACCTTCTGGTGATTCTTGGAGCCGGTGTGGGAATCGAATGGTTGGTCAAACAGCGATTCACGGAGAAGCAACAGTATATGGTTCACGGGCTGCTTCTCGGATGTTTGGTTTGGATTGGGGCGTTGATGTGGCGCTCTTCGGTCAACCAGTGGCGCGAAGCGCTGGCCGAGGATATGAGTTCCCAGGTCATTGCTGATATGCAGGATCCGTCCATCATCTTCACATCCGTTGACGGCCATAGTTTCCCCATGTGGTACCAGCGTTTTGTGAATCATCCCGAGCGCGAACAAATGTTGCCCATCGATACGGTGATGTTCGGGCTTGCGAACAAGACATGGTACCGCGATTGGTTCCGCGATCACTTCGATTGGGTGAAGTGGCCAGACGAAGATGTAGTTGCCTCGAGACGTTGGCAGCAGTGGTTGATCGAGAACAATCCCGATATCAATTTCTACGTAATGCTCAACGGTTCGTATAACGTCGGCGGTTCGTTTGCGGTCAACCGAGGATGGCATTTTGAGGTGGTGCGCGGACGTCCGGATGCCCGTGCACAGCGTCACGGAGTTCACATTTACAGCGCACGTTTCAAGCGATTCCGCTCAGGTACCTACTTCTACGATTCTTCGTACGAATACGAAGGCGGTAAGGATAAAATCGCGTGTGTCGCGGAGTGGCGTAACAACCCGCAGATGAACGGCACGTGGAAGTTCTTTGGGCCGAACAACGAAGAAGTTGTGATCCCGAACCACGCGCTTCCGCCCAAGACGGATATGAGTTGGGAGTTCTTAGAGATCGACCAACAGACGCCTGGTGAATGGCGCTGCGAAGTTATCGTGCCCGGTCAACCCACGATGGTGACCCATTTCACAGTGAAGTAG
- a CDS encoding transaldolase — protein MPNLLEQLKTMTVVVADTGDINSIEAFTPRDATTNPSLIKAAAGMDKYKDVVESALSQAKESGATNPAEIVAMAIDLLAVEFGKRILQIIPGRVSTEVDARLSYDTEATVEKARHLIGLYNEAGITNDRVLIKIASTWEGIKAAEVLEKEGIHCNLTLLFGIHQAVACAEARVTLISPFVGRILDWYKKETGRDSYPAAEDPGVLSVTEIYNYYKKFGYQTEVMGASFRNMGEITELAGCDLLTIAPSLLEELQSSSGELPRKLDPKKSEAMTIDRIPMDKSTFDRMHQEDRMAFEKLDEGIKSFAAAQEALEAQLLALL, from the coding sequence ATGCCTAATTTGCTCGAACAACTTAAGACGATGACTGTGGTGGTTGCAGATACGGGTGATATCAACTCGATCGAGGCGTTCACCCCGCGAGATGCCACAACCAATCCATCCCTCATCAAGGCTGCTGCCGGGATGGATAAGTACAAAGACGTTGTGGAATCAGCGCTCTCTCAGGCCAAGGAATCAGGGGCAACCAATCCAGCTGAGATTGTGGCGATGGCTATCGACCTGCTCGCCGTCGAGTTCGGAAAACGAATCCTGCAAATCATTCCAGGCCGTGTCTCCACGGAGGTAGATGCCCGGCTCTCCTACGATACCGAAGCAACCGTCGAGAAGGCGCGTCACCTCATCGGTCTCTACAATGAGGCCGGCATCACCAACGACCGTGTTCTCATTAAGATTGCCTCCACATGGGAAGGCATCAAGGCCGCGGAAGTGCTGGAGAAGGAGGGTATCCATTGCAACCTGACCTTGCTCTTTGGCATTCACCAGGCCGTGGCCTGTGCTGAGGCTCGCGTGACCCTCATCTCGCCTTTTGTCGGTCGTATCCTCGATTGGTACAAGAAGGAAACGGGGCGCGATAGCTATCCTGCGGCTGAAGATCCTGGTGTGCTCTCGGTCACTGAAATCTACAATTATTATAAGAAATTCGGCTATCAGACCGAGGTGATGGGCGCGAGCTTCAGGAATATGGGTGAAATCACCGAGCTCGCCGGCTGCGACCTCTTGACCATCGCTCCGTCGTTGCTCGAGGAACTGCAGTCTTCGTCCGGGGAGCTTCCGCGCAAGCTCGACCCCAAGAAGTCAGAGGCGATGACGATCGACAGAATCCCCATGGACAAGAGTACTTTTGACCGGATGCACCAAGAGGACCGGATGGCTTTTGAAAAACTCGATGAAGGCATCAAGAGCTTTGCCGCCGCTCAGGAAGCCTTGGAGGCTCAATTACTCGCGCTCCTCTGA
- a CDS encoding vWA domain-containing protein: MRGVHLRNLGVIGFISALLLCLWGNAAFAQEKGLALEVVLDSSGSMVDNDPKRLSIFAGMIFLDVLSDHTTVGIETMRRGRYTLSDYQAAGAARSKARKALSELRFDGGTDCAGPLGLAAKKLTTDPNTKALLFLSDGMCPIRPEQVEALDKAVSDLKAAGIQVFSVGLFDDAATANEDPERDLKLLASATNGEYFRAKEAADLPGVFATILARLVGSEATPLTVSESKIKADVDSYVLDASLILTSDKPIRVTRAVGPDAKSLALPLGRAPFETKEDQYYLSTQSVGSAHYTVIRLQNPTAGEWEFLVDSAGQVNGLLIQNYGLNPRLYAASTGAETLEVKDTGVPKFGAQEIEVGMVLLDPDGAQIQDQEFLKRVVATLEATGPDGKSMALSPQLGADGRLKAMNAFPAEGVWTLNGRARMKSGLNKGAESRSFEITRVELKVANADAIDFGEVKAGELSGEHEIDLEGSTILSSSDLEILTGESGLSLEPSRAQIAPGNLKFKIRLKTSEAHEGGEVQSTLSIGLLGAESGPAKVEIPYSVRIVPLTFWERWGDLIIQILAATLAILFLIFLIHGFLSPHDFPPDARINWGNSLDRLDKNRSVIREIAGARRGFRRNAQLRIGGPKSFLASGAEAAVIEAVGENQMVIRASEGAELKKVNKFDPKKETVVEGGTTGLHAGEIYKVGELFFRVQ, from the coding sequence ATGCGTGGCGTCCATCTTCGAAATCTAGGCGTCATCGGCTTCATTTCTGCGCTCCTCCTTTGTCTATGGGGTAACGCGGCCTTTGCTCAAGAGAAGGGACTCGCCTTAGAGGTGGTCTTGGACTCAAGCGGAAGCATGGTCGACAACGACCCGAAACGCCTCTCGATCTTCGCGGGCATGATTTTCTTAGACGTGCTCTCTGACCACACCACGGTGGGGATCGAGACGATGCGCCGCGGACGCTACACTCTCTCCGATTATCAAGCTGCCGGTGCAGCGCGATCCAAAGCGAGGAAGGCCCTCTCGGAATTGCGATTCGATGGCGGAACGGATTGTGCCGGCCCCCTCGGGCTCGCAGCGAAGAAACTCACCACAGACCCAAACACCAAGGCGCTGCTCTTTCTCTCGGACGGCATGTGTCCGATACGCCCTGAGCAAGTCGAGGCGCTCGACAAGGCCGTTTCAGACCTAAAAGCCGCTGGCATTCAGGTCTTCTCGGTTGGGCTTTTCGACGATGCGGCCACCGCCAACGAGGACCCAGAGCGCGACCTGAAGCTATTGGCTTCGGCCACCAACGGCGAATATTTCCGGGCCAAGGAGGCAGCTGACCTCCCGGGAGTCTTTGCCACGATTCTCGCGCGGTTGGTCGGAAGTGAAGCCACTCCTCTGACGGTCTCCGAGAGCAAAATCAAAGCTGACGTGGATTCCTACGTGCTCGACGCCTCGCTGATCCTCACGTCCGATAAACCCATCCGAGTCACGAGGGCCGTGGGGCCCGACGCAAAAAGCCTCGCGTTGCCTCTTGGGCGCGCCCCGTTTGAGACCAAGGAAGACCAGTACTATCTCTCCACCCAATCCGTAGGAAGCGCCCATTATACCGTGATTCGGCTCCAGAACCCGACGGCCGGCGAATGGGAGTTTCTGGTTGATTCAGCAGGCCAGGTCAACGGGTTGCTCATTCAGAACTACGGTCTGAACCCGAGGCTTTATGCGGCTTCTACGGGCGCTGAGACGCTTGAGGTCAAGGACACTGGGGTCCCGAAATTTGGGGCGCAAGAGATTGAGGTCGGGATGGTCCTTCTGGACCCGGACGGGGCGCAGATTCAAGACCAGGAATTCTTGAAACGTGTGGTGGCCACCCTTGAGGCCACAGGGCCGGACGGGAAGTCGATGGCGCTAAGTCCTCAGCTCGGCGCCGATGGTCGTCTTAAGGCCATGAACGCGTTTCCCGCCGAGGGCGTCTGGACCTTAAACGGCCGTGCACGCATGAAATCAGGCCTCAATAAAGGGGCAGAATCACGCTCGTTTGAAATCACTCGTGTGGAGCTCAAGGTCGCGAACGCAGACGCGATCGATTTTGGAGAGGTCAAGGCGGGCGAGCTTTCTGGGGAGCATGAGATCGACCTGGAAGGCTCCACCATCTTGAGCTCCTCTGACTTGGAGATTTTGACAGGCGAATCAGGCCTTAGTTTAGAGCCTTCACGAGCCCAGATTGCGCCCGGAAATCTAAAGTTCAAGATTCGACTAAAGACATCTGAAGCCCACGAAGGGGGCGAAGTTCAATCTACGTTGAGTATCGGCCTGCTCGGTGCTGAGTCTGGCCCTGCGAAGGTGGAAATTCCTTATTCGGTACGGATTGTGCCGCTCACGTTCTGGGAGCGTTGGGGAGACCTCATCATTCAGATTTTGGCTGCCACATTGGCCATCCTATTTTTGATCTTCTTGATTCACGGGTTCCTTTCGCCACACGATTTCCCGCCAGACGCCCGCATAAACTGGGGCAATTCGCTCGATAGGCTCGACAAAAATCGCAGTGTGATCCGAGAGATCGCCGGCGCACGTCGGGGCTTCAGGCGAAACGCCCAGCTTAGGATTGGTGGGCCCAAATCGTTCCTCGCTTCGGGTGCTGAAGCCGCAGTCATCGAAGCCGTGGGCGAGAATCAAATGGTGATCAGAGCGTCCGAAGGGGCCGAACTCAAGAAGGTCAACAAGTTTGACCCAAAGAAGGAGACCGTGGTCGAAGGCGGAACCACTGGCCTTCACGCCGGGGAAATCTACAAGGTCGGTGAGCTCTTCTTCCGTGTTCAATAA
- a CDS encoding M16 family metallopeptidase, which produces MEVVRYQLENGLRVILQARPSAPVVACNVWVDVGSADEEPHEAGLAHVHEHMLFKGTERRGVGEIARHVEAAGGHINAFTSFDQTCYYVVMSSRFFETGVDILSDAIRNSAFDADELGRELEVIQEEIKRGNDSPQRVVGQMLFDTAFEVHPYKLPVIGSKESVDSFTRDHVVSFFSKHYRPDNTTLVLVGDFEEAGARALVDKYFGDWVAGGRKKVARPEEPTQKSFRGKVESRDIQDNHLRMSWHIPGVLHDDIPALDILGVVMGAGNASHLYNVIQREKELVNAVYSMSYTPKDSGIFMVGADYQLEEQSHEAVVKTVLEEVFRFRHLSPPIEDIERARVQIESQEIYSQQSAEGLAMKLGRGDLVTGDPEFDQRYYAAIAKVTPKDLVRVAQKYLTPDQLTAVLMRSASSPDVSVDDLQSWALEAFERVETMATDIGVMQSNGGFSSVKFPNGPHLIVQEDPSVATFAMRALTLGGLRFETPQNNGISGLLSELVTSGTSSSSAVDIARRMEGMASGLSGISGRNSFGMALTGLSRYFEKTFDIFGECLTDSIIPEEEFAREKSLQIQGIRSSRDQLGYVNSMQFMRTFFGDYPYGMPVEGTEASISGLSAEASRTFLKKLVRPSGLVLTAVGDVEAEHVAALVEKWFVRTESEESMGVNLPTPPVHTSPLLAVQNLEKEQAYVTVGFHAPLMADPLRYAMEVLYAILSGQGGRLFYELRDRQSLAYSVYASMLLGLECSTFTINIGTSPEKVEQALSGIYSEVQRLLDDGVTPDELERAKTYLIGNHDIGLQKYGSRAMSFALDELYGFGHQKTLEYSDRISEVSIVDIQSFVNRYLKPGHSVVAITKPEAHEVPADILAKIGVE; this is translated from the coding sequence ATGGAAGTTGTTCGTTATCAATTGGAAAACGGTCTCAGGGTGATTCTTCAAGCGCGTCCAAGCGCCCCCGTTGTGGCCTGCAATGTGTGGGTCGATGTTGGTAGCGCGGATGAAGAGCCGCACGAGGCAGGACTGGCCCACGTTCATGAACATATGCTCTTTAAGGGAACCGAGCGTCGAGGCGTGGGCGAGATTGCTCGCCATGTGGAAGCCGCGGGCGGCCATATCAACGCGTTTACCTCGTTCGACCAAACTTGTTATTACGTCGTGATGAGCTCGCGTTTCTTCGAGACCGGCGTGGACATTCTGTCCGACGCCATCAGGAACTCGGCCTTTGATGCCGATGAGCTCGGCCGTGAACTCGAAGTGATTCAAGAGGAAATCAAGCGAGGGAACGACTCACCGCAACGCGTCGTGGGTCAAATGCTTTTTGATACAGCCTTTGAAGTTCACCCTTACAAATTGCCAGTGATCGGGTCCAAAGAATCGGTCGATTCGTTTACCCGAGACCACGTCGTCTCCTTCTTCTCCAAACACTATCGTCCAGATAATACCACCTTGGTTCTGGTCGGTGATTTCGAGGAAGCCGGCGCGCGGGCATTGGTCGACAAGTATTTTGGTGATTGGGTCGCTGGAGGCCGGAAGAAGGTCGCGCGTCCTGAGGAGCCCACCCAAAAGTCGTTCCGAGGAAAGGTCGAGTCTCGTGATATTCAGGACAATCACCTGAGAATGTCCTGGCATATTCCAGGCGTGCTTCACGACGATATCCCGGCGCTCGATATTCTTGGCGTTGTCATGGGCGCAGGTAACGCGTCTCACCTCTACAACGTGATTCAGCGTGAAAAAGAGCTGGTCAACGCCGTCTATTCCATGTCCTACACACCCAAGGATTCTGGGATCTTCATGGTGGGAGCCGACTACCAACTCGAGGAGCAATCTCACGAAGCCGTTGTGAAAACAGTCCTCGAAGAGGTGTTTCGTTTCCGCCACCTAAGCCCGCCAATCGAAGACATCGAGCGCGCCCGCGTTCAGATAGAAAGTCAGGAAATCTATTCGCAGCAAAGCGCTGAGGGGCTCGCGATGAAGCTCGGCCGTGGAGATTTGGTCACCGGCGATCCGGAGTTTGACCAACGCTATTACGCAGCCATCGCCAAGGTTACTCCTAAAGACTTGGTTCGAGTTGCGCAAAAATACCTGACACCCGACCAGTTAACAGCGGTGCTCATGCGCTCGGCGAGTAGCCCCGACGTCTCGGTTGATGACCTCCAGTCCTGGGCTCTCGAGGCGTTTGAGCGCGTGGAGACTATGGCAACCGATATCGGTGTGATGCAGTCCAACGGCGGATTCTCATCCGTGAAGTTTCCAAACGGTCCTCATCTTATCGTTCAAGAGGACCCGAGCGTCGCGACCTTCGCGATGCGCGCTCTGACCCTGGGTGGCCTTCGGTTTGAGACTCCTCAGAACAACGGGATCAGCGGGCTACTTTCTGAGCTCGTGACTTCGGGTACATCGAGCAGCAGTGCCGTGGATATTGCGCGTCGAATGGAGGGAATGGCGAGCGGTCTGAGCGGCATTTCTGGTCGAAACTCATTTGGCATGGCACTCACAGGGCTCTCTAGATACTTCGAGAAGACCTTTGATATCTTTGGTGAATGCCTTACTGATTCGATCATCCCCGAAGAGGAGTTTGCGCGTGAGAAGTCGTTGCAGATTCAAGGGATCCGTTCCAGCCGAGACCAGCTTGGCTACGTGAACTCCATGCAGTTCATGCGCACGTTCTTCGGGGACTATCCCTACGGAATGCCGGTAGAGGGCACCGAGGCGAGCATCTCGGGATTGAGCGCTGAAGCCTCGCGGACCTTCTTGAAGAAGCTCGTGCGCCCTTCTGGGCTTGTTCTCACAGCCGTTGGTGATGTTGAAGCGGAACACGTGGCTGCGCTGGTTGAAAAGTGGTTCGTAAGGACCGAATCCGAAGAGTCCATGGGCGTCAACCTGCCGACTCCTCCCGTTCATACTTCACCACTCTTGGCGGTGCAGAATCTTGAGAAAGAGCAGGCCTACGTCACCGTGGGCTTTCACGCCCCCTTGATGGCAGACCCTCTTCGTTATGCCATGGAAGTGCTCTACGCGATCTTAAGTGGCCAGGGTGGCAGGCTTTTCTACGAGCTTCGTGACCGTCAAAGTCTAGCCTACAGCGTCTATGCGTCCATGCTCTTGGGACTTGAGTGCTCCACATTCACCATCAATATCGGGACGAGTCCCGAGAAGGTCGAACAGGCTCTGAGCGGCATCTACAGTGAGGTTCAGCGCCTTTTGGATGATGGCGTAACGCCAGATGAGTTGGAGCGCGCAAAGACGTATTTGATCGGAAATCACGATATCGGCCTGCAGAAGTACGGCTCCCGCGCTATGTCCTTTGCACTTGATGAGCTCTATGGTTTTGGCCATCAGAAGACCTTGGAGTATTCCGACCGAATCTCCGAGGTTTCGATCGTGGACATCCAGTCTTTTGTGAATCGATATTTGAAGCCCGGACACTCCGTGGTTGCGATCACCAAGCCCGAGGCTCACGAAGTGCCCGCGGATATCTTGGCCAAGATTGGTGTCGAGTAG
- a CDS encoding class I SAM-dependent methyltransferase, translating into MKVSWILGLALLAGCASSPDVSEESVAEEPQEVTQTEPTEVETDKTAEYLAAAVDGEHRGEWRVRNEFRNPAETLSFFGLKSDMRVVEVWPGGGWYTSVLGPTLAQGGGKLVLAHNAVADGDPEAYRVKIRKALNEHLSTHAAVYGTAVEEGYLIPGERVELGEPGTADLVVTFRNLHGLARDGKGDDAAVMKAAFDALKPGGVLGVVQHRAPEEGDPLEWAKKGYLPESYVVQLAEKAGFVLDEKSEVNANPKDTKDHPEGVWTLPPSLRLGDQDREKYVAIGESDRMTLRFKKPQ; encoded by the coding sequence ATGAAAGTATCTTGGATTTTAGGACTCGCTTTGTTGGCTGGATGTGCATCTTCACCGGATGTGTCCGAGGAGAGTGTTGCTGAAGAGCCACAAGAGGTGACGCAGACTGAGCCCACAGAAGTTGAGACCGACAAGACCGCTGAATACTTGGCCGCCGCTGTGGATGGTGAGCATCGTGGTGAGTGGCGAGTGCGCAATGAATTCCGCAATCCAGCTGAGACTCTGAGCTTCTTCGGCCTCAAGTCGGATATGCGCGTGGTTGAAGTTTGGCCAGGAGGCGGCTGGTACACCAGTGTTCTCGGACCAACACTTGCCCAAGGTGGAGGCAAACTCGTGCTCGCGCACAATGCCGTAGCCGATGGGGACCCAGAGGCGTATCGTGTCAAAATTCGAAAGGCCCTCAACGAGCACCTCTCCACACATGCCGCAGTGTACGGCACAGCTGTGGAAGAGGGATACTTGATCCCGGGTGAGCGCGTAGAGTTGGGTGAGCCAGGAACGGCGGACCTTGTGGTGACGTTCCGAAACCTTCATGGTTTGGCCCGTGATGGCAAAGGTGATGATGCAGCTGTGATGAAGGCCGCCTTCGATGCCCTTAAGCCAGGCGGAGTACTAGGCGTGGTCCAGCACCGCGCACCTGAAGAAGGAGACCCCCTTGAATGGGCCAAAAAAGGCTACCTCCCTGAGTCTTACGTAGTTCAACTTGCCGAAAAGGCAGGATTTGTTTTGGACGAGAAGTCCGAAGTGAACGCTAATCCGAAAGACACCAAGGACCATCCGGAAGGGGTTTGGACACTCCCACCTTCGCTACGACTCGGGGATCAAGACCGCGAGAAGTACGTCGCGATTGGTGAGAGCGACCGTATGACTTTGCGCTTTAAAAAGCCTCAGTGA
- a CDS encoding SOS response-associated peptidase has protein sequence MCGRFTLATTQDQLSSTYGLSMDPPAPRFNIAPTQDVLLVRKTPETGLTGGVARWGLVPEWADDLSIGSKCFNARGETVLEKPAFKAAIQRRRGILPMSGFFEWTEKSRRAWYIFGEELLSAAAIWESWTDGDQVVESCSMLTRPADDFMAEVHDRMPVFLSPEDFEPWLDDHPIGTPEIQSYLQKSVPLERHEVATKVNDLSQDSSELIQKIDPIQGSLFG, from the coding sequence ATGTGTGGCCGTTTCACGCTCGCAACGACACAGGATCAGTTGAGTTCCACCTACGGATTGAGCATGGATCCGCCCGCTCCGCGGTTCAATATCGCTCCAACACAAGATGTTCTTCTGGTTCGAAAGACACCAGAAACCGGGCTGACGGGTGGCGTTGCTCGTTGGGGCCTCGTGCCCGAATGGGCCGATGACCTGAGTATTGGCTCAAAATGTTTCAACGCGCGCGGCGAGACGGTTTTAGAGAAGCCTGCGTTTAAGGCAGCAATCCAAAGGCGACGCGGCATCTTACCAATGAGTGGGTTTTTCGAATGGACCGAGAAGTCTCGGCGCGCATGGTACATCTTTGGAGAAGAACTCCTGAGTGCTGCAGCTATTTGGGAGTCTTGGACAGACGGCGACCAGGTCGTTGAATCCTGCTCGATGCTCACGCGGCCAGCAGATGACTTCATGGCTGAAGTGCACGACAGAATGCCTGTTTTTCTGAGCCCGGAGGACTTTGAACCATGGCTCGACGACCACCCGATAGGGACGCCTGAGATCCAAAGCTACCTTCAGAAATCGGTGCCATTAGAACGCCACGAAGTTGCGACAAAGGTCAACGATCTCAGCCAGGACTCATCAGAGCTCATCCAGAAGATCGACCCCATTCAAGGCTCGCTTTTCGGCTAA